The Streptococcus pluranimalium genome contains a region encoding:
- a CDS encoding GNAT family N-acetyltransferase, protein MKIRYMTLDDVEDIVSIENKVWTAETTPAPLPISDANKVIEKYEQNTKYLIAEDDDGLVLGVLDFHDFYPFDSGKHIVTFGIAVDPDERREGVGKALIDYFFKEALADNYRRVIIHVLSTNHQAVQFYEELGFTQEARLKETFLINGDYVDDLMFTYDLEEFDA, encoded by the coding sequence ATGAAGATTCGCTACATGACACTGGATGATGTTGAGGATATCGTGTCTATTGAAAATAAAGTCTGGACTGCTGAAACAACCCCTGCACCTCTACCGATTTCAGATGCTAATAAAGTCATCGAAAAGTATGAGCAAAACACCAAATACTTAATCGCCGAAGACGATGATGGTCTTGTTCTAGGTGTTCTGGACTTCCATGATTTTTATCCTTTCGACTCTGGTAAACACATCGTTACCTTTGGCATCGCTGTTGACCCTGATGAACGTCGCGAAGGCGTGGGGAAGGCTTTGATTGACTACTTCTTCAAAGAAGCGCTAGCCGACAACTATCGTAGGGTCATCATCCATGTCCTCAGCACTAATCATCAAGCCGTGCAATTCTATGAGGAACTAGGATTTACCCAAGAAGCCCGCCTCAAAGAAACTTTTCTCATCAATGGTGACTATGTGGATGACTTGATGTTTACCTATGATTTGGAGGAGTTTGATGCCTGA
- a CDS encoding 16S rRNA (uracil(1498)-N(3))-methyltransferase: protein MQQYFIKGAPENPVTITDKDTIKHMFNVMRLTEDDEVVLVFDDGIKRLAKVLDASEHSFELVEEWLDDVELPVHVTIASGFPKGDKLDLVTQKATELGASDIWAFPADWSVVKWDGKKLAKKEEKLAKIALGAAEQSKRNRVPEVKLFEKKADFLEHLVDFDKIFIAYEESAKEGEMAVLARELKDIQKGAKILFVFGPEGGISPKEVEALEAAGALKCGLGPRIMRTETAPLYALSAVSFATELWQS from the coding sequence ATGCAGCAGTATTTTATAAAAGGAGCGCCTGAAAATCCTGTTACCATCACTGACAAAGATACCATCAAGCACATGTTTAACGTCATGCGCTTGACAGAGGATGACGAGGTTGTTTTGGTCTTTGATGACGGTATCAAGCGTTTGGCCAAGGTTTTGGATGCTTCGGAACATTCGTTTGAGCTGGTCGAGGAATGGCTTGATGATGTGGAATTACCAGTCCATGTCACCATAGCTTCCGGTTTTCCCAAGGGAGATAAGCTTGATTTGGTTACCCAAAAAGCGACGGAACTGGGAGCAAGTGACATCTGGGCATTTCCAGCTGACTGGTCCGTGGTCAAATGGGACGGCAAAAAATTAGCTAAAAAAGAAGAAAAGTTAGCTAAAATCGCCTTGGGTGCTGCCGAGCAATCCAAACGCAATCGTGTGCCAGAAGTTAAGCTTTTTGAGAAAAAAGCTGACTTTCTAGAGCATTTAGTTGACTTTGATAAGATTTTCATCGCCTATGAAGAATCTGCTAAAGAAGGCGAAATGGCTGTCTTGGCGCGTGAGTTAAAGGATATCCAAAAGGGAGCTAAGATTCTCTTTGTCTTTGGCCCTGAAGGTGGTATCTCCCCCAAAGAAGTTGAGGCTTTGGAGGCTGCAGGTGCTCTTAAATGTGGCCTTGGTCCCCGAATCATGCGGACTGAGACGGCACCGCTGTATGCCCTGTCAGCAGTCAGTTTTGCGACAGAGTTGTGGCAATCATAG
- a CDS encoding endonuclease/exonuclease/phosphatase family protein yields the protein MKLLTLNTHSWMEEEMATKCEDLVARVLEEDYDVIALQEINQLMTSEEADQVFNHVPLSVNPPIHEDNYALRLVEALQEKGKTYYWAWAYNHIGYERFHEGVAILSKTPIEVVDILASQAVDPGDHHTRRALLARTSVEGQALSLVSLHLSWWEKGFEIEWPRLAQALESEDNPLVLLGDFNNPTGNQGYQEVINSRLNLVDSHAIADEISGNHTILADIDGWEGNDLALKVDHAFVDKSFKVNSSKIVFDGDHSPVVSDHFGLEIEIV from the coding sequence ATGAAATTACTAACGCTAAACACGCACTCATGGATGGAAGAGGAGATGGCGACCAAGTGTGAGGATTTGGTGGCAAGGGTTTTAGAGGAAGATTATGATGTGATTGCTCTTCAGGAAATCAATCAGTTGATGACGAGTGAGGAAGCTGATCAAGTGTTCAATCATGTGCCTTTGTCGGTGAATCCGCCTATTCATGAGGACAACTATGCGCTTAGACTGGTAGAAGCCTTGCAGGAAAAGGGGAAAACTTACTACTGGGCCTGGGCATATAATCATATTGGCTATGAGCGCTTCCATGAGGGAGTGGCAATCTTATCTAAAACACCGATTGAGGTTGTGGATATCTTGGCATCTCAAGCTGTGGATCCAGGAGATCACCACACTCGCCGTGCACTTTTAGCCCGTACAAGTGTGGAGGGGCAAGCTCTATCACTGGTTAGTTTGCATTTGTCATGGTGGGAAAAAGGTTTTGAAATTGAGTGGCCACGCTTGGCGCAAGCTCTGGAGTCGGAGGACAATCCTTTGGTTTTGCTGGGCGACTTTAATAATCCTACGGGAAATCAAGGTTATCAAGAAGTTATCAACAGTCGTTTAAATTTGGTGGATAGCCATGCAATCGCTGATGAGATTTCAGGAAATCACACCATTCTTGCAGATATTGATGGCTGGGAAGGCAATGATTTGGCACTCAAAGTTGACCATGCCTTTGTGGATAAATCATTTAAGGTCAACTCATCAAAAATTGTTTTTGACGGTGATCATAGCCCGGTAGTTAGCGATCATTTTGGATTGGAAATTGAGATAGTATAA
- a CDS encoding PTS transporter subunit IIBC, translating to MKEKLQQFFSFEFWQKFGKCLMVVIAVMPAAGLMVSIGNSIPLINPDSPLLANVGNVVAQIGWAVIGNLHLLFALAIGGSWAKERAGGAFAAGLSFILINRITGGIYGVSSDMLADSKATLTSFLGTKMVVADYFTSVLEYPALNMGVFVGIIAGFVGATAFNKYYNYRKLPDALTFFNGKRFVPFVVILRSAVVAIILALFWPVIQSGINGFGKWIASSQDTAPVLAPFLYGTLERLLLPFGLHHMLTIPMNYTSLGGTYDILTGSSAGSQVFGQDPLWLAWVTDLVNLKGAGDTAAYNDLFNAVTPARFKVGQMIGATGILMGLTLAMYRNVDPDKKSKYKAMFISAAAAVFLTGVTEPLEYMFMFAAMPLYVVYALLQGAAFAMADIVNLRVHSFGNIELLTRTPMAIKAGLGMDLINFVWVSLLFAVIMYFVADVMIKKMNLATAGRNGNYDADMLNDSPEATDNGAVADANSQIVQIINLLGGKANIADVDACMTRLRVSVNNTEKVGSENAWKQAGAMGLIVKGNGVQAVYGPKADILKSDIQDLLDSGAEIPTVAVKEADATAASHSNFKGIEEVIVSVADGQVLDISKVADPVFAEKMMGDGFAVEPVNGNIYSPVSGIVTSVFPTKHAVGLLTDNGLEVLVHVGLDTVALNGAPFSAKVTDGQCVTTGDLLLVADLEAIRSAGREVTTVVVFTNTAEIESVHLDKTGQQSAKEVVAHVKL from the coding sequence ATGAAAGAAAAACTACAACAGTTTTTTAGTTTCGAGTTTTGGCAAAAATTCGGAAAATGTTTAATGGTGGTTATTGCCGTTATGCCAGCTGCAGGACTGATGGTTAGTATCGGGAATTCGATTCCTTTGATAAACCCTGATTCCCCTTTGTTGGCTAACGTTGGGAATGTTGTTGCTCAAATTGGTTGGGCAGTTATTGGAAACCTTCATTTGCTCTTTGCCTTGGCTATCGGTGGTAGCTGGGCTAAGGAACGTGCGGGCGGTGCTTTTGCGGCTGGTTTATCATTCATCTTGATTAACCGCATCACTGGTGGTATTTATGGTGTTTCAAGCGATATGCTGGCAGATTCTAAGGCAACGTTGACCAGTTTCTTAGGCACTAAGATGGTGGTTGCTGACTACTTTACCAGTGTTTTGGAATATCCCGCTCTTAATATGGGGGTATTCGTTGGTATTATTGCTGGTTTTGTTGGTGCGACAGCTTTCAACAAGTACTATAACTACCGCAAACTGCCAGATGCTTTGACTTTCTTTAACGGGAAACGCTTCGTGCCTTTCGTGGTTATCCTGCGCTCTGCTGTTGTAGCAATCATCTTGGCGCTCTTCTGGCCAGTGATCCAATCAGGAATCAATGGATTCGGTAAATGGATTGCTTCATCACAAGACACAGCTCCAGTCCTAGCACCATTCTTATATGGTACTTTGGAACGCTTACTCTTGCCGTTCGGTCTTCACCACATGTTGACCATCCCTATGAACTACACCTCACTCGGGGGTACTTATGATATCTTGACAGGCTCAAGCGCTGGCAGTCAAGTGTTTGGTCAAGACCCGCTCTGGTTGGCATGGGTAACTGACTTGGTAAACCTTAAAGGTGCTGGTGATACAGCTGCTTACAATGATTTGTTTAACGCCGTGACACCTGCCCGCTTCAAAGTTGGGCAAATGATTGGGGCAACAGGTATCTTGATGGGATTGACACTTGCTATGTATCGCAATGTTGACCCTGATAAAAAATCAAAATACAAAGCCATGTTTATCTCTGCAGCAGCAGCTGTTTTCCTAACAGGTGTTACAGAACCTCTTGAGTACATGTTTATGTTTGCTGCAATGCCACTTTACGTGGTTTACGCTCTCCTTCAAGGGGCAGCCTTTGCTATGGCAGATATTGTCAACCTTCGTGTTCACTCATTTGGTAATATTGAGCTCTTGACTCGTACACCAATGGCGATTAAAGCTGGTTTGGGAATGGACCTGATCAACTTTGTTTGGGTATCGCTGCTCTTTGCAGTTATCATGTATTTTGTAGCAGATGTCATGATTAAGAAAATGAATTTGGCAACTGCTGGTCGCAATGGTAACTATGATGCTGATATGCTCAACGACTCTCCAGAAGCTACAGACAATGGTGCAGTTGCTGATGCGAATTCACAAATTGTTCAAATCATTAACCTTCTTGGCGGTAAAGCTAATATCGCAGATGTGGATGCTTGCATGACCCGTCTTCGTGTCAGTGTCAATAATACCGAAAAAGTTGGTTCTGAAAATGCTTGGAAGCAAGCTGGTGCTATGGGCTTGATTGTTAAAGGTAATGGTGTTCAAGCGGTTTATGGACCAAAAGCGGATATCTTGAAGTCTGACATTCAAGACTTACTCGATTCAGGTGCCGAAATTCCAACGGTTGCTGTCAAAGAAGCTGATGCTACAGCTGCTAGTCATAGCAATTTTAAAGGTATTGAGGAAGTTATCGTTAGCGTGGCTGATGGTCAAGTTTTAGACATTTCAAAAGTTGCAGATCCTGTTTTTGCAGAGAAAATGATGGGTGATGGCTTCGCTGTTGAACCTGTAAATGGTAATATCTATTCACCAGTTTCAGGTATCGTTACGAGTGTCTTTCCAACCAAACACGCTGTTGGACTTCTTACAGATAATGGTCTAGAAGTTTTGGTACACGTTGGTCTTGACACGGTAGCGCTCAATGGTGCGCCATTCTCAGCCAAGGTGACAGATGGTCAATGCGTGACTACAGGAGACCTCTTGCTGGTTGCTGATTTAGAAGCCATTCGTTCAGCTGGTCGCGAAGTAACGACAGTTGTTGTCTTTACCAATACTGCTGAAATTGAATCTGTTCACTTAGATAAAACAGGGCAACAATCTGCTAAAGAAGTGGTTGCACACGTTAAACTATAA
- a CDS encoding site-specific integrase translates to MSISLNQRGKKKEWSYRVFDKKGKLIATASGFRTKKEAELEALGIELKSLSGAKMNSYSSLFSLWEDWFELNVKPLAKSDATLYKHKKRGDYIYQFFGDTPATQIKFSQYQRVLNEYAEKVTKDTVRRFNAEVRKVIQFAQRDKIEITDFTEGAIISGKKKEKADFEKHIDNIADVKKILAYFESEFDYRKSVIPYYLYLSFQTGMRFGELLGITWDCIDWKNSVIHTYRRYDSTSYQWRPPKTATSVRAVPVNDKVMQVLKRIKQEQKLVDEKYHIKKSDDFVFYDKLYGVPTNNAVNKYLRNSLVKNNIQPTNLSVTGIRHTYASFLLAHNVDIWVVANVMGHKDIKQVTETYGHLLKEKKDKGHELIRDLLK, encoded by the coding sequence ATGTCAATATCATTAAATCAAAGAGGTAAGAAAAAAGAGTGGAGTTATAGGGTATTTGATAAAAAAGGGAAATTAATTGCTACTGCTAGTGGTTTTAGAACCAAGAAAGAGGCGGAATTAGAAGCTCTTGGAATCGAATTAAAGTCCCTATCTGGAGCGAAGATGAATTCCTATTCAAGTTTGTTTTCGCTTTGGGAAGATTGGTTTGAATTAAATGTCAAACCGCTTGCTAAAAGTGACGCAACCTTATATAAACATAAAAAACGCGGTGACTACATTTATCAATTTTTTGGTGATACTCCAGCTACACAAATTAAATTTAGTCAGTACCAAAGAGTGTTAAATGAATATGCTGAAAAGGTCACAAAAGACACAGTACGTCGTTTCAATGCAGAAGTCAGAAAAGTTATTCAATTTGCTCAACGTGATAAAATTGAAATAACCGACTTTACCGAAGGCGCTATTATTTCAGGAAAAAAGAAAGAAAAAGCAGACTTTGAAAAGCACATCGATAATATTGCAGATGTCAAAAAAATATTAGCTTATTTTGAATCTGAATTTGATTATCGAAAGTCCGTTATTCCTTACTATTTATATTTGTCATTTCAAACAGGTATGCGTTTTGGTGAACTACTTGGTATAACGTGGGACTGTATCGACTGGAAAAACAGTGTTATTCATACCTATAGGCGCTATGATTCTACAAGTTATCAGTGGAGACCACCAAAGACAGCAACATCAGTACGAGCTGTTCCAGTTAATGACAAAGTAATGCAAGTACTGAAGAGAATCAAGCAAGAGCAAAAACTTGTAGATGAAAAATATCACATTAAGAAATCAGATGATTTTGTTTTTTATGATAAGCTCTATGGTGTCCCAACCAATAATGCGGTCAACAAATATCTAAGGAACAGTTTAGTAAAAAATAACATTCAGCCAACAAATTTATCAGTTACAGGTATTCGACATACTTATGCCAGCTTCTTATTAGCTCATAATGTAGATATTTGGGTTGTCGCTAATGTTATGGGACATAAAGATATAAAACAAGTAACTGAGACGTATGGGCATCTTTTGAAAGAAAAGAAAGATAAAGGACACGAACTCATCAGGGACTTGTTAAAATAA
- a CDS encoding replication-associated recombination protein A, giving the protein MPDNLALRMRPRNISEVIGQEHLVGEGKIIRRMVEANMLSSMILYGPPGIGKTSIASAIAGTTQYAFRTFNATVDTKKRLQEIAEEAKFSGGLVLLLDEIHRLDKTKQDFLLPLLENGNIIMIGATTENPFFSVTPAIRSRVQIFELEPLDNDDIKSAIQTAISDKERGFAFDVHLDSAALDFIATATNGDLRSAYNSLDLAVMSTQEEADGSRHITLDTVENSLQRSYITMDKDGDGHYDVLSALQKSIRGSDVNASLHYAARLVEAGDLPSLARRLTVIAYEDIGLANPEAQIHTVTALEAAQRIGFPEARILIANVVVDLALSPKSNSAYMAMDAALADLRTSGNLPIPRHLRDGHYAGSKELGNAQDYKYPHAYPEKWVKQQYLPDKLKNANYFDANETGKYERALGANKERIDKLSK; this is encoded by the coding sequence ATGCCTGATAATTTAGCCCTACGCATGCGGCCGCGCAATATTTCAGAAGTGATTGGACAAGAGCATTTAGTTGGTGAGGGAAAAATCATCCGTCGTATGGTGGAGGCTAACATGCTGTCTTCCATGATTCTCTACGGACCTCCAGGAATCGGAAAAACCTCTATTGCGAGTGCTATCGCTGGTACAACTCAGTATGCTTTTCGGACTTTTAATGCCACGGTCGATACTAAAAAACGCCTGCAAGAAATCGCCGAGGAAGCCAAGTTTTCTGGTGGTCTCGTCCTACTTCTGGATGAGATTCATCGCCTTGATAAAACCAAGCAAGATTTCCTCCTGCCCCTTTTGGAAAATGGCAACATCATCATGATTGGTGCCACAACGGAGAACCCTTTCTTCTCAGTTACACCCGCCATTCGCTCCCGTGTTCAGATTTTTGAGCTGGAACCCTTGGACAATGATGACATCAAGTCAGCCATCCAAACAGCTATCTCTGACAAGGAGCGAGGTTTCGCTTTCGACGTGCATTTGGATAGCGCAGCCTTGGACTTTATCGCTACAGCTACTAACGGAGATCTACGCTCTGCCTACAATTCCCTAGACCTGGCTGTCATGTCGACACAGGAAGAAGCTGACGGGAGTCGTCACATCACCCTAGATACGGTTGAAAATAGTTTGCAGCGCAGCTATATTACCATGGATAAGGACGGGGATGGCCACTATGACGTGCTGTCTGCCCTGCAAAAGTCTATCCGTGGCTCCGATGTCAACGCCAGTCTCCATTATGCGGCTCGTCTGGTTGAAGCGGGGGATTTGCCGAGTTTGGCGCGCCGTTTGACGGTGATTGCTTATGAAGATATTGGTTTGGCTAATCCTGAAGCTCAAATCCACACCGTGACAGCTTTAGAAGCTGCACAGCGGATTGGTTTCCCCGAAGCGAGAATCTTGATTGCTAACGTGGTTGTTGACTTAGCTCTTTCACCCAAGTCTAATTCGGCTTATATGGCTATGGATGCTGCCCTAGCTGACCTTCGCACATCTGGGAATTTACCTATCCCAAGACATCTTCGAGACGGCCACTACGCTGGTAGTAAAGAACTGGGAAATGCCCAAGATTATAAGTATCCTCATGCCTACCCAGAGAAATGGGTTAAGCAACAATACCTACCAGACAAGCTCAAAAATGCCAATTATTTTGATGCCAACGAAACTGGAAAATACGAACGTGCCCTAGGAGCTAACAAAGAGCGTATTGACAAGCTATCTAAATAA
- a CDS encoding DUF3013 family protein, with translation MAKFGFLSVLEEELEKHLDVDFAIDWDKKNHAVEVVVVLEAQNQSEVEVIDDAAEVSKEDIVFEDFVLFYNPAKSKFDPEDYLVAIPYEPKKGLSREFLAYFAKALNEVTTEGLSDLMDFLQDDTIPEFALEWDQEAFEKGRADLEEKEWHGYPRY, from the coding sequence ATGGCTAAGTTTGGATTTTTATCGGTTTTAGAGGAAGAATTGGAAAAGCATTTGGACGTGGATTTTGCCATTGACTGGGACAAAAAAAATCACGCTGTTGAGGTGGTGGTGGTTTTAGAAGCGCAAAACCAATCAGAGGTTGAAGTCATTGATGATGCGGCAGAAGTGTCCAAAGAAGACATCGTTTTTGAAGACTTTGTCCTCTTTTACAATCCAGCCAAAAGCAAGTTTGATCCAGAAGACTATCTGGTAGCCATTCCTTATGAGCCTAAAAAAGGTCTGTCGCGTGAATTTCTAGCCTATTTTGCTAAAGCCTTGAATGAGGTGACAACAGAAGGCCTCAGTGACCTCATGGACTTCCTCCAAGACGATACCATCCCAGAATTCGCCCTCGAATGGGATCAAGAAGCCTTTGAAAAAGGCAGAGCAGACTTGGAAGAAAAAGAATGGCATGGATATCCGAGGTATTAG
- a CDS encoding GNAT family N-acetyltransferase, producing MRKVRFADSEDMVSLAKLYQSQGWESFTEERIVHLLESSHYILIEENGVIIAFLRYLTDDVLTTFIAEILVDKAFRSQGLGRLLVEEIMNLHPKTRLELISEADDFYDHLGFRNVGKGYRFP from the coding sequence ATGAGAAAGGTTAGATTTGCTGACAGTGAAGATATGGTATCTCTTGCTAAACTTTACCAAAGCCAAGGTTGGGAAAGTTTTACAGAGGAAAGGATTGTCCATTTACTAGAATCTTCCCATTATATACTGATAGAAGAAAACGGAGTGATTATAGCATTTTTACGTTATCTGACAGATGATGTTCTAACTACTTTTATTGCTGAAATTTTAGTGGACAAAGCGTTTCGTAGTCAAGGTTTAGGTCGGTTATTAGTTGAGGAGATTATGAATTTACATCCTAAAACTAGGTTAGAACTCATTTCTGAAGCAGATGATTTTTATGACCATCTTGGATTTCGAAATGTAGGAAAAGGTTATAGATTTCCTTAA
- the prmA gene encoding 50S ribosomal protein L11 methyltransferase encodes MWNELTITIHREAEEAVSNLLIETGSQGVAISDSADYIGQEDRFGELYPEVEQSDMIAITAYYPDTMDMAEVTKDLQAGLDRLAESGVTLGDYSLDSKELAEENWADNWKKYYEPARITHDLTIVPSWTDYEASSGEKVIKLDPGMAFGTGTHPTTKMSLFALEQVLRGGETVLDVGTGSGVLSIASSLLGAKEIFAYDLDDVAVRVAQENIDMNPNMENIHVAAGDLLKGVAIEADVIVANILADILIHLTDDAYRLVKDEGYLIMSGIIADKWDMVRESAEEAGFFLETHMIQGEWNACIFKKTDDISGVIGG; translated from the coding sequence ATGTGGAATGAATTAACGATTACTATTCACCGTGAAGCTGAGGAGGCGGTGTCTAACCTCCTTATTGAAACGGGGAGTCAGGGGGTTGCGATTAGCGATTCGGCTGACTATATTGGTCAGGAGGACCGCTTCGGCGAGCTTTATCCTGAGGTGGAGCAGTCGGATATGATTGCGATTACGGCTTATTATCCTGACACCATGGATATGGCTGAGGTGACCAAAGACCTTCAAGCTGGTCTTGATAGACTAGCTGAATCTGGTGTGACACTTGGCGATTACTCGCTGGATTCAAAAGAATTAGCCGAAGAAAACTGGGCTGACAACTGGAAAAAATACTACGAGCCTGCTCGTATCACCCATGATTTGACCATTGTGCCGTCATGGACGGACTATGAAGCTAGCTCTGGTGAGAAGGTCATTAAGCTGGATCCGGGTATGGCTTTTGGGACGGGAACGCACCCAACAACTAAAATGAGTCTCTTTGCCTTGGAGCAAGTGCTTCGTGGCGGCGAGACGGTGCTGGACGTTGGGACAGGTTCTGGTGTGCTCTCTATCGCGAGCTCCCTTCTTGGCGCTAAGGAGATTTTCGCCTACGATTTGGATGATGTGGCGGTGCGTGTGGCTCAGGAAAATATCGACATGAACCCGAATATGGAAAACATTCATGTGGCAGCGGGAGACCTTTTGAAGGGCGTGGCCATCGAGGCAGATGTCATTGTTGCCAACATCTTAGCGGATATTCTCATTCACTTGACGGATGATGCCTATCGATTGGTTAAGGATGAGGGCTATCTCATCATGTCTGGTATTATCGCTGACAAGTGGGATATGGTTCGCGAAAGTGCTGAGGAAGCTGGCTTCTTCCTTGAGACTCATATGATTCAAGGTGAGTGGAATGCTTGTATTTTCAAGAAAACCGATGATATTTCCGGTGTGATTGGAGGCTAA
- a CDS encoding DUF771 domain-containing protein, whose amino-acid sequence MREIKIDLKNITVTLPEDCCIVHQSEYDELVNQCSIGRYLSLTDVLEMLSVSRPWLLENVLYKPAIRKEIDIDQNPEGFVKYPHNQGGRYFFLASKTKDYFEKHFKDILS is encoded by the coding sequence ATGAGAGAGATAAAAATTGATTTAAAAAATATTACCGTTACCCTACCAGAGGACTGTTGTATTGTACACCAATCTGAATATGATGAACTTGTCAACCAATGTAGTATTGGCAGATATTTAAGTCTCACAGACGTTCTAGAAATGTTATCAGTTTCTCGTCCTTGGCTCCTCGAAAACGTGCTCTATAAGCCAGCTATTCGCAAAGAAATTGATATTGATCAAAACCCAGAAGGGTTTGTCAAATACCCACACAATCAAGGGGGACGATACTTTTTCTTGGCTAGTAAAACTAAAGATTATTTTGAAAAACATTTCAAGGATATTCTTAGTTAA
- a CDS encoding LacI family DNA-binding transcriptional regulator produces MVTIKDVAKLAGVSPSTASRALHDNPMISPATRERVRQAMTELNYSPNFSAQNLVKQRSNTVAIVLPVRESPQILGNNPFFMQIIQGITGVCSQKGFMVSLATGKTEADLLSSVQVLMQSGRVDKFIFLYAKKADPVYQAVRENDGTSCIIVGHDEAKSHDKTYFVDTDNVKAGYDATEFLFQRGYQKPVFISTNLSETVQESRFTGYQRVMAKQDLPGFEVNLRGDDGDGGRLEAFLEDSADTDAFVCCDDMTAIYLIRLLKELERASSFGFISFNNSLLAELESPALTSVDIFPYDLGEAAANLLFVDSNLSESDRHIIIPHRIIERLSTEKN; encoded by the coding sequence ATGGTTACCATAAAAGATGTTGCCAAACTTGCAGGTGTCTCGCCTTCTACAGCCTCGAGAGCGCTTCATGATAATCCTATGATTAGCCCAGCCACTAGAGAACGTGTTCGTCAGGCAATGACTGAGTTAAACTATTCGCCAAATTTTTCAGCACAGAATCTGGTTAAGCAACGCTCTAATACAGTTGCCATTGTTTTACCAGTTAGAGAAAGTCCACAGATACTTGGAAACAATCCTTTCTTTATGCAGATTATTCAAGGGATTACAGGCGTTTGTAGTCAAAAAGGGTTTATGGTTAGTTTAGCAACCGGAAAAACAGAAGCTGACTTACTGTCTAGTGTTCAGGTTTTAATGCAGAGTGGGCGAGTGGATAAGTTCATTTTTCTCTATGCCAAAAAGGCTGATCCTGTCTATCAAGCAGTTAGGGAAAATGATGGCACATCATGCATTATAGTTGGGCATGATGAAGCGAAGTCTCACGATAAGACTTACTTCGTTGATACAGATAATGTCAAGGCTGGCTATGATGCGACGGAATTCCTTTTCCAAAGGGGATATCAAAAACCAGTTTTTATTTCTACGAATTTGAGTGAGACGGTTCAGGAGTCCCGGTTTACAGGCTATCAAAGGGTGATGGCAAAGCAGGACTTGCCGGGATTTGAAGTTAACTTAAGAGGGGACGATGGTGATGGTGGGCGGCTTGAAGCTTTTTTAGAAGATTCGGCTGATACAGATGCTTTTGTTTGTTGTGATGATATGACAGCTATCTACCTCATTCGTCTTTTGAAGGAGCTGGAACGAGCGTCGTCATTTGGTTTTATCAGCTTTAATAATTCTCTTCTAGCAGAATTAGAGTCCCCAGCTTTGACTTCTGTAGATATTTTTCCCTATGACTTGGGAGAAGCTGCTGCTAATTTGCTCTTTGTCGACTCTAACTTGTCTGAATCTGATCGCCACATTATCATTCCTCATCGCATCATTGAACGCTTATCAACGGAAAAAAACTAG
- a CDS encoding NUDIX hydrolase, producing the protein MDTILHQSFDFSGAKIALLKDDQILSILRDDIPTIPFPNTWDLPGGGREGEETPFDCVQREVFEELGITISKDSISWAKVYPGMVDPSKDSVFMVGEISQDQIDQIVFGDEGQGWKMMPITDFLDDDQVYGSLKERLRDWMELTDEKG; encoded by the coding sequence ATGGATACGATTTTACATCAATCATTTGATTTTTCTGGGGCAAAGATTGCTTTGTTAAAAGACGACCAGATTTTGTCTATTTTGCGTGATGATATTCCGACTATCCCTTTTCCAAATACTTGGGATTTACCAGGTGGCGGTCGTGAGGGTGAAGAAACACCTTTTGACTGTGTGCAACGGGAAGTATTTGAAGAATTAGGCATTACCATTTCCAAGGACAGTATTAGTTGGGCAAAGGTCTATCCAGGCATGGTTGACCCAAGTAAAGATTCTGTCTTTATGGTAGGAGAGATTTCTCAAGACCAGATTGACCAGATTGTCTTTGGTGACGAAGGACAAGGCTGGAAGATGATGCCGATTACCGATTTCCTTGATGACGACCAAGTTTATGGGAGTTTGAAAGAACGGTTGAGGGATTGGATGGAGCTAACTGATGAGAAAGGTTAG